The Streptomyces sp. WZ-12 genome segment ATGTGGCTGGCGACGGTGGCCAATCTGGACTGGCCGTCCCGGCCCGGGCTGGACCGGGCGACCCAGCAGCGGGAACTGGTCGGGCTGCTGGACGCCGCGGTCCGGCGGCGGTTGAACGCGGTGTTCTTCCAGGTGCGGCCGACCGCGGACGCGCTGTGGCCGTCGCCGTACGAGCCCTGGGCGCAGGTCCTGACCGGGGTGCAGGGCCGCGACCCGGGCTGGGACCCGCTGGACTTCGCGGTCCGGGAGGCGCACCGGCGCGGCCTGGCGCTGCACGGGTGGTTCAACCCGTACCGGATCGCCAACCACGCCGACCCCGGCCGGCTGGTCCCCGGTCACCCCGCCCGCCGGCACCCGGGCTGGGTGGTGCCCTACGCCGGCAAGCTCTACTACAACCCCGGGCTGCCCGAGGTCCGCCGCTTCGTCCAGGACGCGATGCTGGACGCGGTTCGCCGCTACCCGCTCGACGGGGTGCACTTCGACGACTACTTCTACCCGTACCCGGTCGCCGGCCAGGGGTTCGGCGACGACGCGGCCTACGAGGAGTACGGCGGCGAGTTCGCGGGCCGCGGCGACTGGCGGCGGGACAACGTCAACCTGCTGATCCGGGAGATGCACGAGCGGCTCGCCGGGGTCGGCCGCCAAGTGCCGTTCGGCGTCAGCCCGTTCGCGGTCTGGCGCAACAGCGCGACCGATCCGCACGGCTCCCGGACCGAGGCCGGGGTGCAGGCGTACGACGACCTCTACGCCGACACCCGGCGCTGGGTGCGGGAGGGCTGGGTCGACTCGATCGTGCCGCAGGTCTACTGGCCGCTGGGCTTCGCCGCCGCCGACTACGCGGAGCTGGTGACGTGGTGGGCCAGGACCGTGGCGGGCACCCGGGTGGCGCTCTACATCGGCGAGGCGCTCTACAAGGCGGGCCCGTCCGCGCAGCCCGCGGCCTGGCAGGACCCGGCCGAGCTCTCCCGACACCTCACCTTCGCCGCCCGCCATCCGCAGGTCGCCGGGCACGTCTACTTCTCGACCAAGGACGTGGTGAAGGACCCGCTGGGCGCGCTGGCCCGGGTGGTGAAGGACCACTACGGCGGCCCGGCCCGGCCGTGAGCACCGCGGCGGCGGTGGCGGGCGACCCGCCACCGCCGCCGCGGTCCGCTAGCGGATGGTGTGGGGTTGGGTGGACTTGGGGTGTTGGACGACGCAGTCCGGACCGGGCCACATGATCGTTTCGTGGCCGTCCTCGGCGCGGACGCGGAAGGGCGGTTCGCCGTTGGTCCCCAGCACTTCCACGATCTCGACGACGTGGTCGCCGTGACCGACGGTCCTGCCGTGCACCAGCAGCCGGTCGCCCGTCTTCGCGTGCATCTGGGCTCCTCCGCTTCGGGCGGCCGCCGACCGGGGTGGCCGACGCGCACGGCGGCCGGGCGGTGGGGCGGCCAACGGTTTGCGGGCCCGCGAGCGGCCCGGACGGCACTACCTGCCGTCGTTCGCCAGTTTAGGTCCGGGGTGCCGGGGCGCACCCGGTGAGGGCGGGCCCCGGCGCCGGGCCGTCAGCTACGTGCCCGCTGGGTGACCACGATGCAGGCCAGCACCGCCAGCGCGGTCAGCAGGGCGGCCGGCGGCAGGTGCTCGCCGAGCAGCGTCACCGACCAGACCAGGGTCAGCAGCGGCTGGGCGAGCTGGAGCTGGCTGGCCCGGGAGATGCCGATGGCGGCCATCCCGCGGTACCAGACCATCATCCCCAGGAACGTCGAGCCGACCGCCAGCCACACCAGCCCGGCCACCGAGTGGCCCGTCCACCGCGGCGCCGGCTCGGCGTACAGCGACAGCGCCGCGCCGAGCACGGTCAACGGCAGCGACAGCACCAGCGCCCAGCCGATCACCTGCCAGCCCGGCATCTGGCGGGCCAGCCGCCCGCCCTCGCCGTAGCCGGCCGCGCACAGCACCAGCGCCGCGAAGAGGTAGAGGTCGCCGGTGCTGGGCCTGCCGCCGCTCTGCTGCACCGCGAAGGCGATCACGAGCGCCGCGCCGACCAGGGCCGCGATCCAGAACGTCCGGGACGGGCGGGACCCGGTGCGGACCGCCGAGTAGGCGGCGGTGGTCAGCGGCAGCAGGCCGACGACCACGGCGGCGTGCGAGGTGGTGGAGGTCTGCAGGGCGAGGGTGGTCAGGATCGGGAAGCCCAGCACGACGCCGGCCGCGACCACGGCGATGCCGAACCAGTGGCGGCGTGCCGGCAACCGGGCCCGGCAGGCCACCAGGCACGCGCCGGCCAGCACCGCGGCCAGCACGTTGCGCAGCATCACCACCGTCCAGGGGGCCATCCCCTCAAGGGCCCAGGCAGTTGCCGGGAAGGTCAGCGAGAAGGAGGCGACGCCGAGGACGGCGAGCAGGGCGCCGGAGCCCGATGCGCGGCCCTGCGGCGCCGGGAGCGGTGCGGCGGGACCGGGGGCCGGGGTGGCGACCGCTATCGGCGTCGAGGCGATAGCGCTATCGTTAGCTCTCATGCATGAGCGTAGCAGTGGGGCTGAACTGGTCGCGAGCCTGCGGGAAGAGCTGGAGCGCTACTCCCCGGGTGAGAAGCTGCCATCGAGTCGGGCGCTGGTCGAGCGGCACCGGGTCAGCCCGGTGACCGTCTCCCGGGCGCTGGCCGTGCTCGTCGCCGAGGGGCTGGTCGTCACCCGCCCCGGCGCCGGGGCGTTCCGCGCCGAGCCGCGTAGCGCGGCGCCCCGCCGGGTCGACACCTCCTGGCAGGAGATCGCGCTGAGCGCCGAGCCGGCCGGCGACCAGGTGCCGCGCAGCGTCGACGCCACCGGGGTGCTGGCCACCCTCGCCGCCCCCGCGCCCGGCGTCATCGAGTTCAACGGCGGCTATCTGCACCCCTCCCTCCAGCCCGAACGTGCCCTGGCCGCCGCGCTGGCCCGGGCCGGACGGCGCCCCGGCGCCTGGGGGCGGCCGCCCCTGGACGGGGTGCCGGAGCTGCGCGAGTGGTTCGCCCGGGAGATCGGCGGGCCCGGCGGACCGCTCGCCGCCAGCGACGTCCTGATCACCGCCGGCGGCCAGAGCGCGCTGACCGCCGCGCTGCGCGCGCTGGCCGCCCCCGGCGCCCCGGTCCTGCTCGAATCACCCACCTATCCCGGCTTGTTGGCGGTCGCCCGGGCCTCCGGACTCCGCCCCGTCCCGGTCCCGATGGACGCCGACGGCGTGCGCACCGATCTGCTCGCCGACGCCTTCCGGGCCAGCGGCGCCCGGCTGTTCCTCTGCCAGCCGCTGTTCCAGAACCCCTCCGGCGCGGCGCTGGTCGCCGAGCGCCGCCGGGAGGTGCTGCGGATCGCCCGGGCCGCCGGCGCGTTCGTCGTCGAGGACGACTTCGCCCGCTTCCTGGGCCACGCCGATGCGCCCGCGCTGCCGCCGACGCTGCTCGCCGACGACCCGGACGGCACCGTCGTGCACGTCCGCTCGCTCACCAAGATCACCTCGCCGAGCCTGCGGGTGGGCGCCCTCGCGGCCCGCGGCCCGGTGCTCGACCGGCTGCGCGCCATCCAGGTCGTCGACAGCTTCTTCGTGCCGGGGCCGCTCCAGGAGGCCGCGCTGGAGCTCGTCGGCTCGCCCGCCTGGGGCCGTCATCTCCGGCTGGTGGCCGGGGAGTTGGCGACCCGTCGGCAGGCGATGCGGACCGCGCTGGAGCGCGAGGTGCCGGCGCTGGTCGCCGCGGGCCCCGGCAGCCGCACCGCCCGCGGCGGCTGCCACATCTGGCTGCGGCTGCCGGACGGCACCGACGAGGCGGCGCTGACCGGCGCCGGGCAGCGCGCCGGCGTCGCGGTGGCGGCCGGCCGCCCCTACTTCCCCGCCGAGCCGCCCGCCCCTCACCTGCGGCTGAGCTTCGCCTCCGCGGCCGGCCCCGGCGAACTGGACGAGGGCGTCCGCAGGCTCCGCACCGCCTGCGAGGAGTTGGGCGTCCCGGTCGGCTGAACGGGCCGGGGTCGGCACCGGGTACCCGTTCGACTCCGCGCGCCCCATCTGCCAGTCTCCCGGCATGAACGCGCGCGCCCTCGACGGCTACGAGATCTCCACCGACCCCGACCGGCTCGACGTGGCCCTGGTCCACCACTGGCTGGCCACCGACTCCTACTGGGCCCTGGGCCGGACCCGCGAGCACCACGACCGGGCCGTCGCCGGATCGCTCAACTTCGGCCTGTACGAAGCCGCTTCGGGCCGCCAGGCCGGCTACGCCCGGATCGTCACCGACTACGTCACCTTCGCCTGGCTCTGCGACGTCTACATCTGCCCCGACGACCGCGGCAAGGGTCTGGGCACCGCCCTGGTGGAGGCGGTCGCAGCGGAGCTGGAGCCGCACGGGCTGGCCCGGATCACCCTCGCCACCAAGGACGCGCACGGCGTCTACGAGAAGGTCGGCTTCCGGCCGCTGGTCGCGCCCGAGCAGTGGATGACGCTCGGGCTGCTCGACCCGGGGCCCCTCGCGCCGGAGGCCGCCTGACGGTCAAGTCACCGCGGCCGCCGGGCACATGGCGGCCTCACGCCCCGGCGTCCGGGGCGCGGTCCGCCGGCGCACCCGTCCGCATCAGCCAGGCGTTGGCCGCCGCGACCCGGCCGCCGACCCGCAGCTTGGCGTAGGCGTGCTCCAGGTGCTTGTCGACGGTGCGCGGGCTGATCGCCAGCCGGTGCGCGATCTGTTGGTTCGTCAGACCGTCGGCGAGCAGGCCGAGCACCGCCGATTCGCGGCGGGTGACCAGGTCCCGGGCCGGCTCCGGGGGCGGCGGGGCGAGGCGGCCCAGGGCCCGGATCAGGCGGGCGCGCAGCAGGCCGGCGGCGGCCACGTCGGCGTCGCTGAAGTCGCGGTCCCGCCGGCCCCGGCTGACCACCACCGCGACCCGGCGCGGCCCGCCCGCGGCGTACCCGGCGGGGAAGGACATCGCCAACTGCCGCTCGGCGCCGAACGGTCGGTAGACGTCGGGGTAGACGGGCAGGGCGTGGAACTCGCCGGTGGTCTGGAGGGCGGAGCGGCGCATCGGGGTGCCGCTGCCGAGCCGGGTGTGCCGCACGAAGGAGTCGCACCACCACCCGCGGTCGAAGGCGTCCAGCACGTCCCGGCTCAGCAGGCCGGCGGGGAGGGTGCACAGCGGATGGGCCGGGTCCGGGCGGGGCGACCAGATGACGCTGTCGCCGGGGACCGCGTCGAGCAGCAGCGGCAGCAGCGCCGGGACCAGGGCGTCCTCGTCCACGGCGTCGATGAGGAGGTCCACGACGGGGAGGATGCGCCGCACGCCGGCCTCCGCGGCCGTGCTCATACGTCCAGCCTGCCGAGCCCCCCGGCAGCGGTCAAGGCCGCTCGGGACGGCTCCCGAGGCGCCCGGGAGCCGCCCGGAGCGGGGCCGCCCGGCCGGCCGGGGGAAGACCGGCCGGGGGCGTCGGGCGCGCGAGGCGCCCGACGGCATGGACGCGCTTCCCGCCCGAGCGGGCGGAGACCGCCGTGACCGCCGTCTTCTCCCTTCTACTGCACCAGTTGCGGCCGCCGCAGCGCCATACGCGGTTCCCCGTACCCGCCGGGCCGGCCCGGCGCCGCCGGCCGAGACTGGAAGGACGAGGAGGTGGTGGGGCATGCGCAAGATGATCGACTGTCGGGACTACCCGAGCGAGAAGAAGTGCACCCTCGTCATCGCCGGCGAGGAGGAGGAAGTGCTCCGCGCCGCCACCGCGCACGCGATCGCCGTGCACGGCCACACGGACAGCCCCGAACTGCGCGAGCAACTCCGTAAGTCCCTCAGGAACGAGATGCCACAGCCCGCCTGAGCCACCGGTGGAGCGGTGGTCGTGCCCGGTCGTTCCCAGGGGCGGCCGGGCACGCGCGCTCCCGGTACCCGCGTTCGGGCCCGCTGCGGTCGTCGGGCCGCGCCGCCCGGCGCAGGATCGTCCTGGAACGGGCACCCGGCGCCCGCCCGGCGGCACCGCCGCGACGCGTCCGCCGGGCACCACCGGGAACGCACGGACGGGAGCGGGCCGATGGCGGACGGCGCGGCGCACGACGCGGGGGAGGGCGCCCCCGGGGACCGCCCGCGGCCCGGCCTGGACCGCCGGCGCTTCCTCGGCGCGGCCACCGGCCTCGCGGCCCTGGCCACCGGCCTGACCGGCTGCGCCACCTCCGGCGACGGTCCGCGCGGCGGCCGCCCAGCGGACCCGCTCGCCGCCGAGCGCGACCGCCCCGGCAGCCCCGACTGGCGACTGCGCACCACCGGCCCGCCGGACGCGATCGAGGGCTACCCGGACCGCGTCAGCGTGCTCCCCGGCGAGGAGTTCGGCCTGCACGTCTCCACCACCGCGCCCGGTTTCCGGGTCTCCGCCTACCGGGTCGGCTGGTACGGCGGCGCCCAGGCCCGCCTGGTGTGGCGCTCGGACCGCCTCGCCGGACGCCGCGCCCCCGCGCCGCACCTGCTGCCCAAGACCCGTACGGTACGGGCCGGTTGGCCGCGCACCACCGCCGTCCGCACCGACGGCTGGCCGCCCGGCGCCTACCTGCTGCGCCTGGACGCCGACCACGGCCACCAGCGCTACGTCCCGCTCGTGGTCCGCTCGCCCGCCGCCGCGGGCCGCACCGTGCTGATGCACGCGGTGACGACCTGGCAGGCGTACAACGCCTGGGGCGGCCACAGCCTCTACCGCGGCCGGGACGGCGACTACGCCGGCCGCTCCCTCGCCGTCACCTTCGACCGCCCCTACGACGCCACCGGCGCCGAGAAGTTCCTGGTCTACGAGCGCGCCCTGGTGGTGCTGGCCGAACGCCTCGGGCTGCCGCTGGCCTACACCACCTCGCTCGACGTCCACCGCGACGCCGACGCGCTGCGCGGCGCCACCGCCGTGCTCTCCCCGGGCCACGACGAGTACTGGACGCCGCAGCAGCGCGAGCACGTCACCCGGGCCCGCGACGCCGGCACCAACGTCGCCTTCCTCGGCGCCAACGCCTGCTTCCGCCGGGTCCGCCTGGACGCCGGCCCGAACGGCGGGCCGCCCACCGTGACGTGCTACAAGACCGCCTACCGCGACGACCCCGCCTTCGCCGCCCACCAGGCCCCGCCCACCCACGACTTCCGCGCCCCGCCCGCCGCCGACCCCGAGTCCTCCCTCACCGGCGTCTTCTACGAGGGCTACCCGACGGACGCGCCCTACGTCGTCCACGGCGCCGACCACTGGCTCTTCGAGGGCACCGGGGTCAGGCCCGGGGACGCCTTCGCGCACCTGGTCGGGGTGGAGTACGACCGGGTCACACCGGAGGCCCCCACCCCTGCCGACCTGGAGATCGTCGCGCACTCCCCGCTGGTCTGCCGCGGCCGTGCCAGCCACGCCGACTCCGCCTACTACACCGTGCCCAGCGGGGCCGGGGTCTTCGCCACCGGCACCATGCGCTGGGTCGAGGCCCTCATGGCCGGCACCCGGGACAATGGCCGCAACCACGGCCTCGACCGCCGCACCGGCGCGTTCGTCACCCGCACCACCGAGAACCTGCTGCGCGCCTTCGCCGCGGGCCCGGCGGCCCGCCACCGCCCGGCCCCGCAGCGCAACACCGACCGCGTGTACGGGGGATGAGCGGGTAGCGCCGCGAGCCCCGCAGAACCATTGCATAAAACTGCTAAGTTTCGTATAGTCATGCCATCGAAGAGGAGGGTCAAGCGGCCATGACGGTACGAGCAGCAGTCGCCGGAGCGAGCGGATACGCGGGAGGCGAGGTCCTGCGCCTGCTCCTGGGGCACCCCCGGGTCGAGATCGGGGCGGTGACCGGGCACTCCAACGCCGGGCAGCGCCTGGGCGACCTGCAGCCGCACCTCGCCCCCCTCGCCGACCGGGAGCTCGCGCCCACCTCGGCCGAGGCGCTGGCCGGCCACGACGTGGTGTTCCTGGCACTGCCGCACGGCCGGTCCGCCGAGGTCGCCGAGCAACTCGGCCCCGACGTACTGGTGGTGGACTGCGGCGCCGACTTCCGGCTCAGGGACGCCGCCGCCTGGGAGGCGTTCTACGGCTCGCCGCACGCCGGCACTTGGCCCTACGGCCTGCCGGAGCTGCCCGGCGGCCGGGCGGCGCTGACCGGGGCCCGGCGGATCGCGGTCCCGGGCTGCTACCCCACCGCCGTCTCGCTCGCGCTCTTCCCCGCCTACGCGGCCGGCCTCGCCGAGCCGGAGGCGGTGATCGTCGCGGCGTCCGGCACCTCCGGCGCCGGCAAGGCCCTCAAGCCGCACCTGCTCGGCTCCGAGGTGATGGGCTCGATGAGCCCGTACGGGGTCGGCGGCGGCCACCGGCACACCCCGGAGATCGCGCAGAACCTCGGCGCGGTGGCCGGCGAGCCGGTGTCGGTCTCCTTCACCCCGACCCTGGCGCCGATGCCGCGCGGCATCCTCGCCACCTGCTCGGCCAAGGCCCGGCCCGGAGTGACCGCCGAGTCGGTCCGCGCCGCGTACGACAAGGCGCTGGCCGGCGAGGCGTTCGTCCGGCTGCTGCCCGAGGGCCAGTGGCCCGCGACCGCGGCCGTGTACGGCTCCAACGCCGCGCAGATCCAGGTGGCGCTCGACCCGGCGGCCGGCCGGATCATCGCGATCAGCGCGATCGACAACCTGACCAAGGGGACCGCCGGCGGCGCGGTCCAGAGCATGAACATCGCCCTCGGCCTCCCCGAGGACCTGGGCCTGTCCGCGGCCGGGGTCGCGCCGTGAGCCGGGCGCTTCCCGGCGGGGCGCGCGTGGCCGCCGGGCCGCGGCCCACGACCGAAGGGGCGTCGCCGCACCACGCGGCCGACAACGACACGAGCCGCTGCTGCGGCGGGGCGAACGAGGAGAAGCAGTGAGTGTGACGGCAGCCAAGGGCTTCCTCGCGGCGGGCATCGCCGCCGGGATCAAGGAGAGCGGGAACCCCGACCTCGCCCTCGTGGTGAACAGCGGGCCGCGGCTGGCCGCCGCCGGCGTGTTCACCGCCAACCGCGTCAAGGCCGCGCCGGTCCTCTGGTCCGAGCAGGTCCTCAAGGGCGGCCGGGTCTCCGCGGTGATCCTCAACTCCGGTGGCGCCAACGCCTGTACGGGCCCGCTCGGCTTCCAGGACACCCATGCGACCGCCGAGAAGGTCGCCGAGGTGCTGGACGGGCACAGCGCCGGCGAGGTCGCGGTGGCCTCCACCGGCCTGATCGGGGTGCGACTGCCCATGGACAAGCTGCTGCCCGGCGTGGCGAAGGCCGCCGCCGAACTCACCGGCCACGGCGGCGAGAAGGCCGCCATCGCCATCAAGACCACCGACAGCGTCCACAAGACCGCCCAGGTCACCACCTCCGAGGGCGTCACCGTCGGCGGCATGGCCAAGGGCGCCGGCATGCTCGCGCCCGGCCTCGCCACCATGCTCGCGGTGCTGACCACCGACGCGGACGTCCCCGCCGAGCAGTTGGACGCCGCGCTGCGCGGCGCCACCCGCACCACCTTCGACCGGGTCGACTCCGACGGCTGCATGTCCACCAACGACACCGTGCTGCTGCTGGCCTCCGGCGCCTCCGGCGTCGTCCCGGACCCGGACTCCTTCGCCGCGGCGGTCCGCGAGGTCTGCGACGACCTGGCCCGGCAGTTGATCGGCGACGCCGAGGGCGCCAGCAAGGACATCCGCATCGAGGTGATCAACGCCGCGAGCGAGGACGACGCGGTCGAGGTCGGCCGCTCCATCGCCCGCAACAACCTCCTCAAGTGCGCCCTGCACGGCGAGGACCCCAACTGGGGCCGGGTGCTCTCCGCCATCGGCACCACCGCCGCCGCCTTCGACCCGGACCGGCTCAACGTCGCGATCAACGACGTCTGGGTGTGCAAGAACGGCTCGGTGGGCGAGGACCGCGAGCTGGTGGACATGCGCTACCGCGAGGTGCGGATCACCGCCGACCTCGCCGCCGGCGCGCACTCCGCCGTCATCTGGTCCAACGACCTCACCGCCGACTACGTCCACGAGAACAGCGCGTACTCCTCATGACCGGCCCCACGGCCGCCCCCGCCGCGGACCCGCGGTCGCCCCACGCACCCCACGCCTCCCCCACCGAGCGGAACGAGACCGTCGCATGACGACCCGTAAGCACACCGCGCTCCCCAAGGCCCGCACCCTCGTCGAGGCGCTGCCCTGGCTGACCCGGCACCACGGCAAGACCGTGGTGATCAAGTTCGGCGGCAACGCGATGGTGGACGAGGAGCTCAAGCGCGCCTTCGCCCAGGACGTGGTCTTCCTGCGGCACGCCGGACTGCGCCCGGTCGTGGTGCACGGCGGCGGCCCGCAGATCAGCGCCCAGCTCGAACTCCTCGGCATAGCATCGGAGTTCAAGGGCGGCCTGCGGGTCACCTCGCCCGAGGCGATGGACGTCGTCCGGATGGTGTTGGTCGGCCAGGTCCAGCGCGAGCTGGTCGGCCTGCTCAACGAGCACGGCCCGCTCGCCGTCGGCATGACCGGCGAGGACGCCCATCTGATGTCCGCCACCAAGCACTATGCCGACGTCGACGGCGAGCGGATCGACATCGGCCGGGTCGGCGAGATCACCGCGATCGACCCGGGCGCCGTGCATGCGCTGCTGGACGACGGCCGGATTCCGGTCATCTCCTCCATCGCCCGCAGCAGCGACGAGGGCGAGCTCTCCGGCGTCTTCAACATCAACGCCGACACCGCCGCCTCCGCACTGGCCGCGGCGCTCGGCGCGGAGACGCTGATGGTCCTCACCGACGTCGAGGGCCTCTACGAGGACTGGCCGCAGAGCGACGAGGTCATCGCCCGGCTCACCGTGAGCCAACTGGAGAAGCTGCTGCCCGAGTTGGCCAACGGCATGGTCCCGAAGATGCGGGGCTGTCTGCACGCGGTGCGCAACGGGGTGCGCACCGCCCGGGTCATCGACGGCCGGGTGCAACACTCGATCCTGCTGGAGATCTTCACCGACGAGGGCATCGGCACCATGGTCGTCCCGGACCCCGATCCGTGCTCCGGCGACGCCCAGGCCACCGCACACCACACCGCACAGGGGACGGAATGAACACCGCGGCAGCGACCCCGGCCACCGGGGACACCACGACCGACCACGGACCGGCCACCAACGAAGGGCTCACCCGGCGCTGGCAGGGCGCCATGATGGACAACTTCGGCACCCCCCGCCTCCCGCTCGTCCGGGGCGAGGGCGCCACCGTCTGGGACGCCGACGGCAACGCCTACCTCGACTTCCTCGGCGGGATCGCGGTCAACGCGCTGGGCCACGCCCACCCCGCGGTGGTCCGCGCCGTCACCGACCAGATCGCCACCCTCGGCCACGTGTCGAACTTCTTCGTCGCGCAGCCCACCGTCACCCTCGCCGAGCGCCTGCTCGCGCTCGCCGGCCGGCCCGGCCGGGTCTACTTCTCCAACTCCGGCGCGGAGGCCAACGAGGCCGCCTTCAAGATCGGCCGGCTGACCGGCCGCACCCACATCGTCTCCACCTCCGGCGGCTTCCACGGCCGCACCATGGGCGCCCTGGCGCTCACCGGCCAGCCCGCCAAGCAGGATCCGTTCCGCCCGCTGCCCGGCGACGTCACCTTCGTCCCGTACGGCGACGCGGACGCCCTGCGGGCCGCCGTCACCACCGACACCGCCCTCGTCATCCTCGAACCCGTCCAGGGCGAGAACGGCGTGATCGTCCCGCCCGCCGGCTACCTCAAGGCCGCCCGCGAGATCACCGCCGCCACCGGCACCCTGCTGGTCCTCGACGAGATCCAGACCGGCATCGGCCGCACCGGGTACTGGCTGGCCTCGCAGGCCGAGGGCGTCGAGGCCGACGTCATCACCCTCGCCAAGGGCCTCGGCGGCGGCCTCCCGATCGGCGCCACCCTCGCCTTCGGCCCGGCCGCCGAGCTGCTCACCCCCGGCTCGCACGGCTCGACGTTCAGCGGCAACCCGGTCGTCTGCGCCGGCGCCCTCGCCGTCCTGGACACCATCGAGGCGGACGGCCTGCTCGACCACGTGCGGCGGACCGGCGAGCGGTTGCGCTCCGGGATCGAGGCCGTTGCGCACCCGTTCGTCGGCCAGGTCCGCGGAGTCGGCCTGCTCCTCGGTATCGTCTTGAGCGGGCCCCACGCATCCCAGGTGCAACAGGCGGCCCAGGACGCGGGCCTTCTGGTCAACGCGGTCGCGCCGGACGTCATCCGGCT includes the following:
- a CDS encoding DUF1918 domain-containing protein — encoded protein: MHAKTGDRLLVHGRTVGHGDHVVEIVEVLGTNGEPPFRVRAEDGHETIMWPGPDCVVQHPKSTQPHTIR
- a CDS encoding glycoside hydrolase family 10 protein, encoding MRGISRRGFGAAALGAASWLLGAGAGAGRGAPAGRELRGMWLATVANLDWPSRPGLDRATQQRELVGLLDAAVRRRLNAVFFQVRPTADALWPSPYEPWAQVLTGVQGRDPGWDPLDFAVREAHRRGLALHGWFNPYRIANHADPGRLVPGHPARRHPGWVVPYAGKLYYNPGLPEVRRFVQDAMLDAVRRYPLDGVHFDDYFYPYPVAGQGFGDDAAYEEYGGEFAGRGDWRRDNVNLLIREMHERLAGVGRQVPFGVSPFAVWRNSATDPHGSRTEAGVQAYDDLYADTRRWVREGWVDSIVPQVYWPLGFAAADYAELVTWWARTVAGTRVALYIGEALYKAGPSAQPAAWQDPAELSRHLTFAARHPQVAGHVYFSTKDVVKDPLGALARVVKDHYGGPARP
- the argJ gene encoding bifunctional glutamate N-acetyltransferase/amino-acid acetyltransferase ArgJ; the protein is MSVTAAKGFLAAGIAAGIKESGNPDLALVVNSGPRLAAAGVFTANRVKAAPVLWSEQVLKGGRVSAVILNSGGANACTGPLGFQDTHATAEKVAEVLDGHSAGEVAVASTGLIGVRLPMDKLLPGVAKAAAELTGHGGEKAAIAIKTTDSVHKTAQVTTSEGVTVGGMAKGAGMLAPGLATMLAVLTTDADVPAEQLDAALRGATRTTFDRVDSDGCMSTNDTVLLLASGASGVVPDPDSFAAAVREVCDDLARQLIGDAEGASKDIRIEVINAASEDDAVEVGRSIARNNLLKCALHGEDPNWGRVLSAIGTTAAAFDPDRLNVAINDVWVCKNGSVGEDRELVDMRYREVRITADLAAGAHSAVIWSNDLTADYVHENSAYSS
- a CDS encoding DUF1059 domain-containing protein; its protein translation is MRKMIDCRDYPSEKKCTLVIAGEEEEVLRAATAHAIAVHGHTDSPELREQLRKSLRNEMPQPA
- a CDS encoding DMT family transporter; translation: MRANDSAIASTPIAVATPAPGPAAPLPAPQGRASGSGALLAVLGVASFSLTFPATAWALEGMAPWTVVMLRNVLAAVLAGACLVACRARLPARRHWFGIAVVAAGVVLGFPILTTLALQTSTTSHAAVVVGLLPLTTAAYSAVRTGSRPSRTFWIAALVGAALVIAFAVQQSGGRPSTGDLYLFAALVLCAAGYGEGGRLARQMPGWQVIGWALVLSLPLTVLGAALSLYAEPAPRWTGHSVAGLVWLAVGSTFLGMMVWYRGMAAIGISRASQLQLAQPLLTLVWSVTLLGEHLPPAALLTALAVLACIVVTQRARS
- the argC gene encoding N-acetyl-gamma-glutamyl-phosphate reductase produces the protein MTVRAAVAGASGYAGGEVLRLLLGHPRVEIGAVTGHSNAGQRLGDLQPHLAPLADRELAPTSAEALAGHDVVFLALPHGRSAEVAEQLGPDVLVVDCGADFRLRDAAAWEAFYGSPHAGTWPYGLPELPGGRAALTGARRIAVPGCYPTAVSLALFPAYAAGLAEPEAVIVAASGTSGAGKALKPHLLGSEVMGSMSPYGVGGGHRHTPEIAQNLGAVAGEPVSVSFTPTLAPMPRGILATCSAKARPGVTAESVRAAYDKALAGEAFVRLLPEGQWPATAAVYGSNAAQIQVALDPAAGRIIAISAIDNLTKGTAGGAVQSMNIALGLPEDLGLSAAGVAP
- a CDS encoding helix-turn-helix transcriptional regulator; protein product: MSTAAEAGVRRILPVVDLLIDAVDEDALVPALLPLLLDAVPGDSVIWSPRPDPAHPLCTLPAGLLSRDVLDAFDRGWWCDSFVRHTRLGSGTPMRRSALQTTGEFHALPVYPDVYRPFGAERQLAMSFPAGYAAGGPRRVAVVVSRGRRDRDFSDADVAAAGLLRARLIRALGRLAPPPPEPARDLVTRRESAVLGLLADGLTNQQIAHRLAISPRTVDKHLEHAYAKLRVGGRVAAANAWLMRTGAPADRAPDAGA
- a CDS encoding aminotransferase-like domain-containing protein, with product MHERSSGAELVASLREELERYSPGEKLPSSRALVERHRVSPVTVSRALAVLVAEGLVVTRPGAGAFRAEPRSAAPRRVDTSWQEIALSAEPAGDQVPRSVDATGVLATLAAPAPGVIEFNGGYLHPSLQPERALAAALARAGRRPGAWGRPPLDGVPELREWFAREIGGPGGPLAASDVLITAGGQSALTAALRALAAPGAPVLLESPTYPGLLAVARASGLRPVPVPMDADGVRTDLLADAFRASGARLFLCQPLFQNPSGAALVAERRREVLRIARAAGAFVVEDDFARFLGHADAPALPPTLLADDPDGTVVHVRSLTKITSPSLRVGALAARGPVLDRLRAIQVVDSFFVPGPLQEAALELVGSPAWGRHLRLVAGELATRRQAMRTALEREVPALVAAGPGSRTARGGCHIWLRLPDGTDEAALTGAGQRAGVAVAAGRPYFPAEPPAPHLRLSFASAAGPGELDEGVRRLRTACEELGVPVG
- a CDS encoding N,N-dimethylformamidase beta subunit family domain-containing protein; the encoded protein is MADGAAHDAGEGAPGDRPRPGLDRRRFLGAATGLAALATGLTGCATSGDGPRGGRPADPLAAERDRPGSPDWRLRTTGPPDAIEGYPDRVSVLPGEEFGLHVSTTAPGFRVSAYRVGWYGGAQARLVWRSDRLAGRRAPAPHLLPKTRTVRAGWPRTTAVRTDGWPPGAYLLRLDADHGHQRYVPLVVRSPAAAGRTVLMHAVTTWQAYNAWGGHSLYRGRDGDYAGRSLAVTFDRPYDATGAEKFLVYERALVVLAERLGLPLAYTTSLDVHRDADALRGATAVLSPGHDEYWTPQQREHVTRARDAGTNVAFLGANACFRRVRLDAGPNGGPPTVTCYKTAYRDDPAFAAHQAPPTHDFRAPPAADPESSLTGVFYEGYPTDAPYVVHGADHWLFEGTGVRPGDAFAHLVGVEYDRVTPEAPTPADLEIVAHSPLVCRGRASHADSAYYTVPSGAGVFATGTMRWVEALMAGTRDNGRNHGLDRRTGAFVTRTTENLLRAFAAGPAARHRPAPQRNTDRVYGG
- a CDS encoding GNAT family N-acetyltransferase, which codes for MNARALDGYEISTDPDRLDVALVHHWLATDSYWALGRTREHHDRAVAGSLNFGLYEAASGRQAGYARIVTDYVTFAWLCDVYICPDDRGKGLGTALVEAVAAELEPHGLARITLATKDAHGVYEKVGFRPLVAPEQWMTLGLLDPGPLAPEAA